The proteins below are encoded in one region of Amycolatopsis magusensis:
- a CDS encoding LacI family DNA-binding transcriptional regulator, with translation MATGREIAELCGVSVATVSRVFNQPETVNEETRERVLRVAGELGYRPNESARALSTKQSTMIGLVWDTDHRRPGWRHPYLQDLLIGLKSALSAHGYHLLMLATSGDSRAVGASLADPVGYVNLARRHHLGGLVLIDSGSDAEAFEAFAQSGLPCVAVDVAVDGPNATYVMSDNAAGAGSAVRHLAGLGHSRIATITGPPGNQPAEARISGYRKAIREAGLPLREDYLVTGDFYRASGTAAMRRLLALDEPPTAVFAASDEMAVGALLAARAEGLRVPEDLALVGFDDIEIASVVDPALTTVAQDKPGFGVAAAKAVMAMITGADREGPVILPTQLVIRDSCGSTSAHDVR, from the coding sequence ATGGCGACCGGGCGCGAGATCGCCGAGTTGTGCGGCGTGTCCGTGGCCACGGTGTCGCGGGTGTTCAACCAGCCGGAAACGGTCAACGAGGAGACCAGGGAACGGGTGCTCCGGGTGGCCGGGGAACTGGGTTACCGGCCCAACGAATCCGCGCGGGCGCTGTCGACGAAACAATCGACGATGATCGGCCTGGTCTGGGACACCGACCACCGCAGGCCGGGCTGGCGGCACCCGTATCTGCAGGATCTGCTGATCGGGTTGAAATCCGCGCTCAGCGCGCACGGGTACCACTTGCTGATGCTGGCCACCAGTGGCGATTCCCGTGCGGTCGGCGCGTCGCTGGCCGATCCGGTCGGCTACGTGAACCTCGCGCGCCGCCACCACCTCGGCGGGCTGGTGCTGATCGACAGCGGGTCCGACGCGGAGGCGTTCGAAGCCTTCGCGCAGTCGGGGCTCCCGTGTGTCGCGGTCGACGTCGCCGTGGACGGTCCGAACGCCACGTACGTGATGTCGGACAACGCCGCCGGCGCGGGATCGGCCGTCCGGCACCTCGCCGGACTCGGCCACTCACGGATCGCCACGATCACCGGCCCGCCGGGCAACCAGCCCGCCGAGGCGCGGATCTCCGGTTACCGCAAGGCGATCCGGGAAGCCGGTCTCCCGCTGCGTGAGGACTACCTGGTGACCGGGGACTTCTACCGGGCCAGCGGAACCGCCGCGATGCGACGGCTCCTCGCGCTGGACGAGCCGCCCACGGCCGTGTTCGCGGCCAGCGACGAGATGGCGGTCGGCGCGTTGCTCGCCGCCAGGGCCGAGGGGCTGCGCGTTCCGGAAGACCTGGCGCTGGTCGGTTTCGACGACATCGAGATCGCGTCCGTGGTCGATCCGGCACTGACCACCGTGGCGCAGGACAAGCCGGGGTTCGGGGTGGCCGCGGCCAAGGCGGTCATGGCCATGATCACCGGCGCCGACCGCGAGGGCCCGGTGATCCTGCCGACGCAGCTGGTCATCCGTGATTCCTGCGGCTCGACTTCGGCACACGACGTGCGGTAG
- a CDS encoding ABC transporter substrate-binding protein, with the protein MRSKTMAIVCAALMAGAVISGCGSESGSGGKTKLTIGLFGNFGYTELLKEYASTHPDIEIQDRTASYSDHHKNLAAHLATNNGAADIEAVDTGYVAQFKATSDKFVDLNTKGGDQLKDRWLPWKWAASLSKEGQQIGYGTDVGGLAICYRRDLLEAAGLPSERTEVAALWPTWPDFMAAGKQFQANAPEGVKWFDGGPTVLNAIVGQAATGYYDQSDRITVGSNPELKQGWDLVADAVNSGLSAKLLYSTPVWNTGFKQGQFATVTCPAWQMAKIKDQAPDTAGKWDVTSVPGGGGNWGGSYLTIPKQGKNVDKAVELAAWLTAPEQQAKVFASAGLLPSTPKLYEDPAVVGLQNPFFNNAPVGKLFTDAAKQLQPQYQGPKAGDVQTAIGNAMQRVEQGKQSGDDSWNQFVGDVQNLSS; encoded by the coding sequence ATGCGCTCCAAAACAATGGCGATCGTCTGCGCCGCGCTGATGGCCGGTGCGGTGATCAGCGGGTGCGGCAGTGAATCCGGATCCGGTGGCAAGACGAAACTCACCATCGGCCTGTTCGGCAATTTCGGCTACACCGAACTGCTCAAGGAGTACGCGAGCACCCACCCGGACATCGAGATCCAGGACCGCACCGCCTCCTACTCCGACCACCACAAGAACCTCGCGGCCCACCTGGCCACCAACAACGGCGCCGCGGACATCGAGGCGGTCGACACCGGCTACGTCGCCCAGTTCAAGGCCACCTCGGACAAGTTCGTCGACCTGAACACCAAGGGCGGCGACCAGCTCAAGGACCGCTGGCTGCCGTGGAAGTGGGCTGCCTCGCTGAGCAAGGAGGGCCAGCAGATCGGCTACGGCACCGACGTCGGCGGCCTGGCCATCTGCTACCGCCGCGACCTGCTGGAAGCCGCCGGTCTCCCCTCGGAACGCACGGAGGTCGCCGCGCTGTGGCCGACCTGGCCGGACTTCATGGCCGCGGGCAAGCAGTTCCAGGCCAACGCCCCCGAGGGCGTGAAGTGGTTCGACGGTGGCCCGACCGTGCTCAACGCCATCGTCGGCCAGGCCGCGACCGGCTACTACGACCAGTCCGACCGGATCACCGTGGGCAGCAACCCGGAGCTCAAGCAGGGCTGGGACCTCGTGGCGGACGCCGTCAACTCCGGCCTGTCGGCGAAGCTGCTCTACTCGACACCGGTCTGGAACACGGGGTTCAAGCAGGGCCAGTTCGCCACCGTCACCTGCCCGGCCTGGCAGATGGCCAAGATCAAGGACCAGGCACCGGACACCGCGGGCAAGTGGGACGTCACCTCGGTGCCCGGCGGGGGCGGCAACTGGGGTGGTTCGTACCTCACGATTCCCAAGCAGGGCAAGAACGTCGACAAGGCCGTCGAACTGGCGGCGTGGCTGACCGCGCCCGAGCAGCAGGCCAAGGTGTTCGCCAGCGCCGGGCTGCTGCCGTCGACGCCCAAGTTGTACGAGGACCCGGCCGTGGTGGGCCTGCAGAACCCGTTCTTCAACAACGCCCCCGTCGGCAAGCTGTTCACCGACGCGGCCAAGCAACTCCAGCCCCAGTACCAGGGCCCGAAGGCCGGTGACGTGCAGACCGCCATCGGCAACGCGATGCAGCGGGTCGAGCAGGGCAAGCAGAGCGGCGACGACTCGTGGAACCAGTTCGTCGGTGATGTCCAGAACCTCTCGAGCTGA
- a CDS encoding carbohydrate ABC transporter permease has translation MESLDRATRRHRWDTRFAPYAYVAPYFLIFGVFGLFPLLYTIWVSLQHRNLLDAEGASFTGVDNYQQLLADPYFWNAMGNTLSLWLLTTVPQILFALGIAQLLNRKVRTRTLFRMGVILPNVTSVAAVTIIFAQLFGRDFGLINWVLELFGAGHIDWQAGTASSHIAIATMVVWRWTGYHALIFLASMQAIPSSLYEAATLDGARGWQQFWRITVPLLRPQIIFSTIIATTGNMRLLAEPLLFNPGTAAATGGSDRQFQTAALYLYEQGFTNYDFGYSSTIAVVLAITTIIVAGLGYLVTKRIQTD, from the coding sequence GTGGAATCACTGGACCGGGCAACCCGAAGGCACCGGTGGGACACCAGGTTCGCGCCGTACGCCTATGTGGCGCCGTACTTCCTGATCTTCGGTGTCTTCGGGTTGTTCCCCCTGCTGTACACGATCTGGGTGTCGCTGCAGCACCGCAACCTGCTCGACGCCGAAGGCGCGTCCTTCACCGGGGTGGACAACTACCAGCAGTTGCTCGCCGATCCGTACTTCTGGAACGCCATGGGCAACACGCTGAGCCTGTGGCTGCTGACCACCGTCCCCCAGATCCTGTTCGCCCTCGGCATCGCCCAGTTGCTCAACCGCAAGGTCCGGACCCGCACGCTGTTCCGGATGGGGGTGATCCTGCCGAACGTCACCTCGGTGGCCGCGGTGACGATCATCTTCGCCCAGCTGTTCGGCCGGGACTTCGGCCTGATCAACTGGGTGCTGGAGCTGTTCGGCGCCGGGCACATCGACTGGCAGGCCGGCACCGCTTCCTCGCACATCGCGATCGCCACCATGGTGGTGTGGCGCTGGACCGGCTACCACGCGCTGATCTTCCTGGCGTCCATGCAGGCGATCCCGTCGAGCCTGTACGAGGCGGCCACTCTGGACGGAGCCAGGGGCTGGCAGCAGTTCTGGCGGATCACCGTGCCGTTGCTGCGGCCGCAGATCATCTTCTCCACGATCATCGCGACCACCGGCAACATGCGGCTGCTCGCCGAGCCGCTGCTGTTCAACCCGGGCACCGCGGCCGCGACCGGTGGCTCGGACCGGCAGTTCCAGACCGCCGCGCTGTATCTGTACGAGCAGGGGTTCACCAACTACGACTTCGGCTACAGCTCGACGATCGCGGTCGTGCTGGCGATCACCACGATCATCGTCGCCGGACTCGGCTACCTGGTGACCAAGCGGATCCAGACGGATTGA
- a CDS encoding carbohydrate ABC transporter permease encodes MTAVLDPPAPAPPAGSRSRVRRVAGRVAGPWAYAGLIAVLAGSAFPVYWSLVVSSQTPDAIDSVPPVLVPGGHLFENIARVFDTTDFALALTNSIVVSGTITVSVVLFSTLAGFAFAKLRFRGRNVLLLVIIATQAIPTELGVIPLYMMMSEFGWAGQIHAVIVPGLVTAFGVFFMRQYFERAIPDELLEAGRMDGCGSLRLFWHVAMPAARPAAAVLGLFTFMQAWNDFFWPLVVLVPENPTVQTALSTLASGYTTDYTLVLTAATIGTVPVLAVFLLFGRQIVGGIMSGAVKG; translated from the coding sequence ATGACTGCTGTGCTGGACCCACCCGCGCCGGCGCCACCCGCCGGTTCGCGAAGCCGGGTGCGCCGGGTGGCCGGCCGGGTCGCGGGGCCGTGGGCCTACGCCGGGCTCATCGCCGTGCTGGCCGGGTCGGCCTTCCCGGTGTACTGGTCGCTCGTGGTGTCCTCGCAGACGCCGGACGCGATCGACTCGGTGCCGCCGGTGCTGGTGCCGGGTGGCCACCTCTTCGAGAACATCGCCCGGGTCTTCGACACCACCGACTTCGCGCTGGCGCTGACCAACTCGATCGTGGTGTCGGGCACGATCACCGTGTCGGTGGTGCTGTTCTCCACGCTGGCCGGGTTCGCCTTCGCCAAACTGCGGTTCCGCGGCCGCAACGTGCTGCTGCTGGTGATCATCGCGACCCAGGCGATCCCGACCGAGCTCGGGGTGATCCCGCTCTACATGATGATGAGCGAGTTCGGCTGGGCGGGCCAGATCCACGCGGTGATCGTCCCCGGGCTGGTGACGGCGTTCGGGGTGTTCTTCATGCGGCAGTACTTCGAGCGGGCGATCCCGGACGAGCTGCTCGAAGCGGGCCGGATGGACGGGTGCGGCTCGTTGCGGTTGTTCTGGCACGTGGCCATGCCCGCGGCCCGCCCGGCGGCCGCGGTGCTCGGGTTGTTCACCTTCATGCAGGCGTGGAACGACTTCTTCTGGCCGCTCGTGGTGCTGGTGCCGGAGAACCCGACCGTGCAGACCGCGCTGTCCACTTTGGCCAGTGGCTACACCACCGACTACACCCTGGTGCTGACCGCCGCGACGATCGGCACGGTGCCGGTGCTCGCGGTCTTCCTGCTGTTCGGCCGCCAGATCGTCGGCGGCATCATGTCGGGCGCCGTCAAGGGCTGA
- a CDS encoding GH1 family beta-glucosidase — MTIAFPPGFRWGVATSAYQIEGAARQDGRGASIWDTFSAVPGAIASGDTGEVAADHYHRWAADVELLAGLGVDAYRFSVSWSRILPDGRGRIEQRGIDFYRRLVEALLAKGIEPFVTLYHWDLPQALEDEGGWRNRETAGCFAEYAAIVHDALGDVVSKWTTLNEPYCSSIVGYGEGRHAPGAREGHGALAAAHHLLLGHGMAVQAMRADARPGQEFGIVLNQSPAVPVTQDPADVAAADRQDCLLRRQFSDPLFGSAYSDELTSMFGAITDFSFRRDEDLAIIGEPLDYVGINYYYRLHVADAPHREPDPAKRTAHDIGVDTTRLPDVPRTGMGWPVEPAGLTTALTDLTARYPGLPPIYITENGCVYPDSGTFEDHDRIAYLQDHLAAAEAAATAGVPLRGYFCWSLLDNFEWAHGYKHRFGLVHVDYPTQRRTPRASYHWYRSFLSTARE, encoded by the coding sequence GTGACCATCGCTTTCCCGCCCGGGTTCCGCTGGGGTGTGGCGACTTCGGCGTACCAGATCGAAGGGGCCGCGCGGCAGGACGGCCGTGGTGCGTCCATCTGGGACACCTTCTCGGCGGTGCCCGGCGCGATCGCGTCCGGCGACACCGGCGAGGTGGCCGCCGACCACTACCACCGCTGGGCCGCGGACGTCGAACTGCTCGCCGGCCTCGGTGTCGACGCGTACCGGTTCTCCGTTTCCTGGTCCAGGATCCTGCCGGACGGGCGCGGCCGGATCGAGCAGCGCGGCATCGACTTCTACCGGCGGCTCGTCGAAGCGTTGCTGGCCAAGGGGATCGAACCGTTCGTCACGTTGTACCACTGGGATCTGCCGCAGGCGCTGGAGGACGAGGGCGGGTGGCGCAACCGCGAAACCGCGGGGTGTTTCGCCGAGTACGCCGCGATCGTGCACGACGCCCTCGGTGACGTCGTGAGCAAGTGGACGACGCTGAACGAGCCGTACTGCTCCTCGATCGTCGGCTACGGCGAAGGACGGCACGCACCGGGCGCACGGGAAGGGCATGGCGCGCTGGCGGCCGCGCACCACCTGCTCCTGGGCCACGGCATGGCGGTGCAGGCGATGCGTGCCGACGCCCGGCCCGGGCAGGAGTTCGGCATCGTGCTGAACCAGTCCCCGGCGGTGCCCGTGACGCAGGATCCCGCGGACGTCGCCGCGGCCGATCGTCAGGACTGCCTGCTGCGACGGCAGTTCTCCGATCCTCTGTTCGGCTCGGCTTACTCGGACGAGCTGACGTCGATGTTCGGCGCGATCACCGACTTCTCGTTCCGCCGTGACGAGGACCTGGCGATCATCGGCGAGCCGCTGGACTACGTCGGCATCAACTACTACTACCGGCTGCACGTCGCCGACGCGCCGCACCGCGAGCCGGATCCGGCCAAGCGGACCGCGCACGACATCGGCGTGGACACGACGCGGTTGCCGGACGTCCCCCGCACCGGCATGGGCTGGCCGGTGGAACCCGCCGGGCTCACCACCGCGCTGACCGACCTCACCGCCCGCTACCCCGGACTGCCGCCGATCTACATCACGGAGAACGGCTGCGTCTACCCCGATTCGGGCACCTTCGAGGACCACGACCGCATCGCCTACCTGCAGGACCACCTCGCCGCGGCCGAAGCGGCGGCGACCGCCGGCGTCCCCCTGCGGGGTTACTTCTGCTGGTCCCTGCTCGACAACTTCGAATGGGCGCACGGCTACAAGCACCGGTTCGGCCTGGTCCACGTCGACTACCCGACCCAGCGCCGCACCCCGCGCGCGAGCTACCACTGGTACCGCTCGTTCCTCTCAACCGCCCGGGAGTGA
- a CDS encoding erythromycin esterase family protein, whose translation MYRDDVTALAAPLADAGDFDVLVDRVGDARVVMLGEASHGTHEFYRWRALLTQRLIEEKGFSFVAVEGDWPDCDRVDRAVRCLEEPRAALAAFERWPAWMWANEEVADFCRWLRARNAGLDEAGRAGFHGLDVYSLWESLREILVHLRGHDPAEVPAALAAYRCFEPFGEDGRDYARATRLVPSGCQDEVVDLLVRLRERAAADGSEAFRAWQNGEVVAGAERFYRAMLAGGRESWNVRDQHMAHSLDRLLEHYGPGAKAVVWAHNTHVGDARATDMGEDGMVTIGQLARQRYGVDQVVLVGFGTHHGTVVAGASWGAPMRELPVPPGRAGSLEDVLHRSAPARASFVFPRSDRPELLTTDLPHRAIGVVYHPERERWGNYVPTVVGDRYDAFLWFDESQAVHPLTAKAPGGPRFSLPWSAATAE comes from the coding sequence ATGTACCGGGACGACGTGACCGCGCTCGCCGCGCCACTGGCGGACGCGGGCGACTTCGACGTGCTGGTGGACCGCGTGGGCGACGCGAGGGTGGTCATGCTCGGGGAGGCCAGCCACGGCACCCACGAGTTCTACCGGTGGCGTGCGCTGCTCACCCAGCGCCTGATCGAGGAGAAGGGGTTCTCCTTCGTCGCCGTCGAAGGGGACTGGCCCGACTGCGACCGCGTCGATCGCGCGGTGCGGTGCCTGGAGGAGCCACGCGCAGCGCTGGCGGCGTTCGAGCGGTGGCCGGCGTGGATGTGGGCCAACGAAGAGGTCGCCGACTTCTGCCGGTGGCTGCGCGCCCGCAACGCCGGGCTGGACGAGGCCGGGCGAGCCGGGTTCCACGGTCTGGACGTGTATTCGCTCTGGGAGTCCCTGCGGGAAATCCTGGTCCACCTGCGTGGACACGATCCGGCGGAGGTCCCCGCGGCGTTGGCCGCCTACCGCTGCTTCGAGCCCTTCGGCGAGGACGGGCGCGACTACGCGAGAGCCACGCGCCTGGTGCCGTCCGGCTGCCAGGACGAGGTCGTCGACCTGCTGGTGCGCCTGCGCGAACGGGCCGCGGCGGACGGCAGCGAGGCCTTCCGGGCCTGGCAGAACGGCGAGGTCGTCGCGGGCGCCGAACGCTTCTACCGGGCGATGCTCGCCGGCGGCCGGGAGTCGTGGAACGTCCGCGACCAGCACATGGCGCACTCGCTCGACCGCCTGCTCGAGCACTACGGGCCGGGTGCGAAGGCGGTCGTCTGGGCGCACAACACCCATGTCGGTGACGCGCGAGCCACCGACATGGGGGAGGACGGCATGGTCACCATCGGGCAGCTCGCCCGGCAGCGCTACGGCGTGGACCAGGTGGTGCTGGTGGGTTTCGGCACCCACCACGGGACCGTCGTGGCCGGTGCTTCGTGGGGCGCGCCGATGCGCGAACTCCCCGTGCCGCCCGGCCGCGCGGGTTCGCTGGAGGACGTGCTGCACCGCAGCGCACCCGCGCGGGCGTCGTTCGTGTTCCCGCGCTCGGACCGCCCGGAGTTGCTCACCACCGACCTGCCGCACCGCGCGATCGGCGTGGTGTACCACCCGGAACGGGAACGTTGGGGCAACTACGTGCCCACCGTGGTGGGGGACCGGTACGACGCCTTCCTGTGGTTCGACGAAAGCCAGGCGGTGCACCCGTTGACGGCAAAGGCGCCCGGCGGCCCCCGCTTCAGCCTGCCATGGAGTGCGGCCACTGCCGAGTAG
- a CDS encoding M15 family metallopeptidase has translation MLSSERIRVLGKADGAVPEPVPVFDDATPAVANLDPALLGALRAAAADAAADGVRIFVNGGWRSPEYQEQLLRRAVSKYGSPEEAARWVATPGTSAHVSGDAVDIGRAEARAWLSKHGARYGLCQIYRNEPWHYELRPEAVEQGCPPMYADPSHDPRMWR, from the coding sequence ATGCTCTCCAGCGAACGAATCCGGGTCCTCGGCAAGGCAGACGGCGCTGTTCCCGAGCCCGTGCCGGTTTTCGACGACGCGACCCCGGCGGTGGCCAACCTCGATCCGGCGCTGCTCGGTGCGCTGCGCGCGGCCGCCGCCGACGCCGCGGCCGACGGGGTGCGGATCTTCGTCAACGGCGGCTGGCGGTCGCCGGAGTACCAGGAACAACTGCTCCGCCGGGCGGTCTCGAAGTACGGCTCGCCGGAGGAAGCGGCCCGATGGGTGGCCACCCCCGGCACGTCCGCCCACGTGTCGGGCGATGCCGTCGACATCGGCCGCGCCGAGGCCAGGGCGTGGCTCTCCAAGCACGGCGCCCGGTATGGGCTGTGCCAGATCTACCGCAACGAACCGTGGCACTACGAACTGCGCCCCGAAGCCGTCGAGCAGGGTTGCCCGCCGATGTACGCCGACCCCTCGCACGACCCGCGGATGTGGCGCTGA
- a CDS encoding response regulator transcription factor, with amino-acid sequence MRVLVVEDEPYMAEAIRDGLRLEAIAADIAGDGDTALELLSLNAYDIAVLDRDIPGPSGDEIAESIVASGDGMPILMLTAADRLDDKATGFGLGADDYLTKPFELRELVLRLRALDRRRAHSRPPVREIAGLRLDPFRREVFRDGRYVALTRKQFAVLEVLVAAEGGVISAEELLARAWDENADPFTNAVRITVSALRKRLGTPWLIATVPGVGYRIDTGGGDRG; translated from the coding sequence ATGCGTGTGCTGGTGGTCGAGGACGAGCCCTACATGGCCGAGGCCATCCGCGACGGCCTGCGCCTGGAAGCGATCGCGGCCGACATCGCCGGTGACGGCGACACCGCGCTGGAGCTGCTGAGCCTCAACGCCTACGACATCGCCGTGCTCGACCGCGACATCCCCGGGCCGTCCGGGGACGAGATCGCCGAGAGCATCGTCGCTTCCGGTGACGGCATGCCGATCCTGATGCTGACCGCCGCCGACCGGCTCGACGACAAGGCCACCGGGTTCGGGCTCGGCGCCGACGACTACCTCACCAAGCCGTTCGAGCTCCGCGAGCTGGTGCTCCGGCTCCGGGCGCTCGACCGCAGGCGCGCCCACAGCAGGCCGCCCGTGCGGGAGATCGCGGGCCTGCGGCTGGACCCGTTCCGCCGCGAGGTCTTCCGCGACGGCCGCTACGTCGCGCTCACCCGGAAGCAGTTCGCCGTGCTCGAAGTCCTCGTCGCCGCCGAGGGCGGGGTGATCAGCGCCGAGGAGCTGCTGGCGCGCGCGTGGGACGAGAACGCCGACCCGTTCACCAACGCCGTGCGCATCACCGTCTCGGCGTTGCGCAAACGCCTCGGGACGCCGTGGCTCATCGCCACCGTGCCCGGCGTCGGCTACCGCATCGACACCGGAGGCGGGGACCGTGGATAG
- a CDS encoding sensor histidine kinase translates to MDREPGLSVRLKLTLSYAGFLMLAGGLLLAVVWVFLLRYVPEEIYFPERGEPGWPGTPGPHVPDRSDLVAAFGPKVAAVLVVLLLFGLVGGWVLAGSMLAPLQRITNATRLAANGSLSHRIHLEGRQDEFRELADAFDTMLARIESHNAEQQRFAANASHELRTPLAITQTLLDVARSDPDRDPGELVDRLHFVNTRAIDLTEALLLLSRADQRSFDRDHVDLSLIAEEAAETLLPLAEKRGITIETSGDITPAVGSHALLLQLTTNLVHNAIVHNLPDQGTVWVTTRVHPKSVVLTVENTGQKLSPQLVSTLVEPFQRGTRRIRDDHAGAGLGLAIVKSIAQAHDGTLNLTRRAGGGLRVTVQLPAAPPPQPTVSGAEPGVRRSR, encoded by the coding sequence GTGGATAGGGAACCCGGGCTGAGCGTCCGCCTCAAGCTCACCCTCAGCTACGCCGGGTTCCTCATGCTCGCGGGTGGCCTGCTGCTCGCCGTGGTGTGGGTGTTCCTGCTGCGTTACGTGCCCGAGGAGATCTACTTCCCCGAGCGCGGCGAGCCCGGTTGGCCGGGTACGCCCGGCCCGCACGTGCCCGACCGCTCCGACCTGGTGGCCGCCTTCGGCCCGAAGGTGGCCGCGGTGCTGGTGGTCCTGCTGCTGTTCGGCCTCGTGGGCGGGTGGGTCCTGGCGGGCAGCATGCTCGCGCCGCTGCAGCGCATCACCAACGCCACCCGCCTGGCCGCGAACGGCTCGCTGTCCCACCGGATCCACCTGGAAGGCCGTCAGGACGAGTTCCGCGAACTCGCCGACGCCTTCGACACCATGCTGGCGCGGATCGAATCGCACAACGCCGAGCAGCAGCGGTTCGCGGCCAACGCCTCGCACGAACTGCGCACCCCGCTGGCGATCACGCAGACACTGCTCGACGTGGCCCGAAGCGACCCGGACCGGGACCCGGGGGAACTCGTCGACCGCCTCCACTTCGTCAACACCCGGGCCATCGACCTCACCGAGGCGTTGCTGCTGCTCAGCCGCGCCGACCAGCGGTCGTTCGACCGCGACCACGTCGACCTGTCCCTCATCGCGGAGGAGGCCGCGGAAACGCTGCTCCCGCTCGCCGAGAAACGCGGCATCACCATCGAGACCTCCGGCGACATCACGCCCGCCGTCGGCTCCCACGCGCTCCTGCTGCAACTGACGACGAACCTGGTGCACAACGCGATCGTGCACAACCTGCCCGACCAGGGCACGGTGTGGGTCACCACCCGGGTCCACCCCAAGAGCGTGGTGCTCACCGTCGAGAACACCGGCCAGAAGCTCAGCCCGCAACTGGTCTCCACGCTCGTCGAGCCGTTCCAGCGCGGCACCCGGCGCATCCGCGACGACCACGCCGGAGCCGGGCTCGGCCTGGCGATCGTCAAGAGCATCGCCCAGGCGCACGACGGCACGCTGAACCTCACCCGCCGGGCGGGCGGCGGGCTCCGCGTCACGGTGCAACTGCCCGCCGCGCCGCCGCCCCAGCCGACGGTCAGCGGCGCCGAGCCCGGTGTTCGGCGATCACGGTGA